The Sparus aurata chromosome 15, fSpaAur1.1, whole genome shotgun sequence genomic interval TGAGCAGCTGAACATCAGGTTTAAGTATGCATGGATTCTATATATTTTGGGAAGACTTTGTTTCTTAAACGTGTTATGTTACCTTATATATCATACTTTCTCAAAAGCATGGCCTGCTTCAAAATGTCACCCTAAGTTAAACAACCTACTTGTTttgtgagggagagaaaggagcaGGAGACACAGCAAGTTCATCAGGGATGACAGTTTGTTAAAACTAAACCAAGTGAAATGGAACACAAGTAAACACAAACCCAAACTGTTTCAGAGAGGGGCTGCCAAAGTCAGTAATTTATCTACCCCCGAAACACAGATTCCTGTAGAAGTCTGTATATCAATCTTTCACCCCTTGTCATGAGCTCAGTATGTGAAGTGAAACACTAAGCAACATAAATATGTAAGGACATCACATCACAATAAATATGTAAGGACATCAAAACCGGACCCCCACGCGAagtcctgtcgggacttatttttcCGATAGTGACAGCCGTTCTATAccttatcccgcttattacacggttacttgccaacgtgaaagaaaacttgacacagggtgtctttttacaatttatttgtcaccgttcatggtgtttttcagctaagaaatatagttcgccaaaccgacgccaTTTCGCTTCTCCCCCTTTCaccttcctctctttttcttttcttgaccggtgacgacaactcagccttttgccaagttaatgtgaaactcatccatactagtggcctaggagtaaattttttccgatatgaagtaggctACAAATCAGCTGACATCGCTTAGtgaccgaagacgctggggtgaaaagtgactggactacttgcggagcaaagattttagagcgcagAGTGCTACAACaaacgtgaatcagaggcaaaaaggccactttccttgacgatgGTCAAATATGATTAGCAGCGGTgaattatacgaaaataattgaccgccgaacattcggaaggcccattcaagtgaatggagcattctacagcattaagaagagccgtgtaataattATTGATAATTCCTGTAAAAGTTAAACTTTCATATTTTTCAGGTAACAACatcagatgttgttgttttttaaggaaTTTTAAGTGAGTAGTGACCTTCAAAACCAAGCATTCCACCTGGGTTTTAAAGGTCACTTTTGAAAGTAAAAGTTGCGATTCCTGGTGGttatatttaaacatgaaaaaagacGATGATGGTGAGTACCTCTGGTGACACCAAAGAAATGTTAAAGATCTAATATGCCATTTTCAAGTGGCTTATCAAGTACAGATGCATGAGATTCCACAAAAGCTGcttattgcacttttaaaatttgaataaatcaaaatgtcCAGTTAATGTCCAACGCAACCTCTGCAACTACATCCTCAATCAACACCTTTGCACTTTTGCTCAAGATTGCCTGCTGTCTGATCCACAGGGTACAGTGCTAAACTCCTGGAAAGCTGTGTGGGTGGTGTTGTCAGAAGATGCGGTTGAATTctataaaaagaaaactgacagTTCTCCGAAAGGAATGATTCCACTAAAGGGAGCAACCCTCACCAGTCCTTGCCAAGATTATGGCAAGAGGACGGTAAGAATGTTAAAATGGACATAATGGCAGATATTGGTAGCAGAGTTCAAGACTAGGCTACAGTCAACGTTTAActcaaatgttgatttttttttttttcgtatcCATTTAGTTGGTTTTCAAGATCACCACGGACAAAAAGCAGGATCACTTCTTCCAGGCCTCAcatgtggaggagagagagttttGGGTCAAGGACATCAAGAGAGCCATTACCTGCATACAGGGGGGAAGAAAGTTTGCCAGGAAGTCCACAAGACGCTCCATTCGCCTGCCTGAAACAGTCAACCTAAAGTATGTGCTGTGAAATCCCCTTGgtggtgaaaataataatttgagtGGATCGATAAGTGATCTGTTTTATTCCAAGAATTGGCCCTTAACTAAGGCCCACAAGCCTTATTATTATCCCCACACCAATTTATTTTACAGCTCAGTACAGAGTGCACAAATAGTGATATAGAAGCATCTTAGATTGGTGGATCGTGGGCAGAGTTTACTGTTACTTAACCTATATCTACCCCAAATAATGTAAATAGCCAAATATACGCTTTCTTGCCTTGAACCAGCACTACATTAGCATTACTACTATTGGTAGTATGCTAGTTAGCTTGACTTACTGTTACAGTTGAGTCGATTTGATCCAATTCACAACAATTTTGCTTTTGTGCTTTTGGTTTAAGGAACAAGAATGCTAAATGCACTCCTGTTCAGTGTGTGGAGAAAAGGTGTAGCTTGACAAGACTACGGTGCCTAGTAATTGTTGCTAATGGCTAGGTAGgggttaaagtgaaactctcgccaaaatgcaacataggctttttttgtgattgtatatgagtcaaacctttgcataaaagcataattacgacggaagaggcactttaaagatttaccgtatatttgttttcgggtcaaactcattttcaatgggagtgctttgggcaaattagcgatagcatcaaaattgctatttttaaaacactaagaaggttcgacacaacatgaaactttgctcgaaaactctgtgtacacaaacaatgttctcaatgctcaagTTCATGTGCAGAGACCCTGATACTAcgtgcaaagtttcatgttgtgtcaagccttcttagtgttttaaaaatagcaatgtTGATGCTAgcgctaatttgccccaagcactcccgtTGAAAATGGGTTTTACCCGAGAACGAAAATAcgttaaatcttaaaagtgcctcttttgtcgtaattatgcttttacacgaaggtttgactcatatacattcacaaaaaaaagcctaagttgcattttggtgagagtttcactttgtttgcTTGTGCTTCGTGATAgattcattgtgttttctcagcGAGCTGTATGTACTGATGAGGGACCAAGATGATGGAGTGAAAGAGTTAAAACTGGAGCAGGAGAACCGAGTCTTCAACCACTGCTTCACAGGTAAGGTCCTCTTGGTCTCATTGATGACAGAAGTGATGATTTAAATCCTCTAATGGTCCTTCCCTACTTTTGCACAGGGGTGACTGTGATAGACTGGCTGATTTCTAAGGAAAAGGCGAGAAATAGGAATGAGGCTCTCATGTTAGCAACAGGGCTCCTGAACGAGGGTTTTCTCCAGCCTGCCGGTGACCTGTCAAAAGAGGGAGCAGAGAGTGGAGACCAAACCGCCTTCTTAGATGATACACTCGCTCTTTATTACTTTGTAAGTTAAACTGAGTGTTTAAGAGCTATTATTTCACAAATAATTGTAACTGGAAATGGTTTATTTCTTAGTGTTTTCCAGCACGACAAATGTTGGTTCATAGTCAGTACATGAAAATATACTTGTGTTTCTATGTGTGAAACTATATGTAACTGTGCTTTGTGGCAGGCAGACAGTGGGTTCTTCTGTGAGGGCTACTCAAGTGATGAAGACACTCTTGTGAAGGAAGAATTCAGAGGAAACATCATAAAACAGGGCTGCTTGCTTAAACAGGTGAAACTAGAAAGTGGGCAAAAGTgtcacttgtttttgttttttacaaggTGTCAACACATTGTGAATATTAACAGGAATTTCCTGGTGTGAAACCACACTTTTCAAAGAAGctctcacattcacacatatgTGGATAAACAATAACACAAGGCAACCCTGTTTTAGAAAGTGAGTATTGCGATCAGGAGATCCGTTTGCTACATGACTGAAAGAGGAACTCTGCCACTCATTTTCTTGACACAATGCCATGTTAGCTGTTTCGGAATGTTCAGCAAATGAGATAGAGCACGTGTTGTGTTATTTCATCACAGggacacaggagaaaaaactgGAAGGTGCGAAAGTTCATACTGAGGGACGACCCTGCTTTTATGCATTATTATGACCCTACAAAGGTAAAGATATTGATTTGTACAAAAATAGAATTAGAATTTATTTTCCTCACATAATCTTTCTCGGTCCAAGTTCCTGCCTTCTTTTATCTCCTTTGTGTCAGGGCGATGACCCGCTGGGCTCCATCCATCTCCGTGGGTCTGTGGTTACAGCTGTGGAGTTTGTTCCTGATGGTGAGTGAGACTGTTGTCATAGGAAACACATGCCCCACGTGGCTTCCTCACGGACAAGCTCTGACCGGAAAATATACATGTAATTGCTGTTTACCATCAGTAGTTTCTCTCCAAGCCATTGCTCTCAACCCCTTTTTTGCAAATCTTTTACTGGTTTCAGCCAAAAAATACGACGTTGACGGCAACCTCTTTGAGATCATCACCTCAGATGAGACTCACTACTTCCTTCAAGCAGCTACTgctgaagaaagaaaggagTGGATCAAAGCAGTGCAGGCAGTGTCAAAAAGTGGAAAGTAACAGCTGGGTTCAccgaagctgctgtgttctgtaTACCAGCCAAAGTTGAATCTCTTGATTGTCAAGTCCCCCGTTTGAAATCCagatatttacatttgtgtcaGCAAAGTAAAACTGAATTATTACCAAACTGTAGTGCTGTGTCAAACTAGTGTAACTGCTGAGTTTTGCCCCTTTATACACTATCAATGTTTTTGTGTGGTAACCTAttgaagtgtaaaaaaaaataactatatcatttaaatgtaacagtATAACGTCATCTCACCAATGTATAGTTACATTTTTGTATGCAAATGATGTCACAATACTGAATTGTCTGGAAATGTATTGCACAGTTAAAAACTGGGTAATAACAACAAGAATATCATTGTAGTATTGGGTTTATTTTCTATACTAAGGCATTATTACGACAAAAACAGGAGagtgaaacaaaaaagtaaGGTTTAGTACGTTGACCTGCTTACAATAACTTCACAGTGAATAATGTCAGGCTAAAGGTTTGTGAGTACAAATGTAGTGGTATCACTGTAACTCATActatatgaataaatatgaataaagtaTATGACCAATTAAATAAACGCACTACTTCTGTTACTACAATTAACACTAAATAGTTacagtaatagtaataatagtgTAACAGTGTTTTGCTCCATCATTACCTTGAAACGCCTGCACCTaatattaaagaaatgtaaCGTTCAATACCACAAGCCATTACCAGGTTATTTCTCATACATACACCATGTTATTAACCCAGTACTGCTCTGTTGTACTCAAGATATTACCACTTATTGCCTACTGTCTATATCTGTGTGGCCCTTAGACAGCTCAACTGTCTTTCTGTATTTTTGGAGAAGACGTTACTACAGCTATTTCAAGAGAAGGTTGATCTGTGATCAAATTCAAATAGGAAGTTTAAAGACAACTGTGCAAAACTATAAAGCTGTTGAATCTTTTAACTTCCAAAAAGTCAGAAACTTGAACAATGTTTGAATGTAAGTCAGTAAAAAAAGCTAAAGAGCAACTACTTGGAAAGAGGCACTCTGTTTTGGGCTTATTGTTCTGcccagtgtgtttttttggattTCCTCTTGTTAAACGTGTGATTCAAAAGTTTGAGATA includes:
- the plek gene encoding pleckstrin; this translates as MEPQEIREGYLVKKGTVLNSWKAVWVVLSEDAVEFYKKKTDSSPKGMIPLKGATLTSPCQDYGKRTLVFKITTDKKQDHFFQASHVEEREFWVKDIKRAITCIQGGRKFARKSTRRSIRLPETVNLNELYVLMRDQDDGVKELKLEQENRVFNHCFTGVTVIDWLISKEKARNRNEALMLATGLLNEGFLQPAGDLSKEGAESGDQTAFLDDTLALYYFADSGFFCEGYSSDEDTLVKEEFRGNIIKQGCLLKQGHRRKNWKVRKFILRDDPAFMHYYDPTKGDDPLGSIHLRGSVVTAVEFVPDAKKYDVDGNLFEIITSDETHYFLQAATAEERKEWIKAVQAVSKSGK